A window of Anaerolineae bacterium contains these coding sequences:
- a CDS encoding PAS domain S-box protein produces MNVTAENPANEAKEQTILIIEDDPLSLKSTARYLEDMGCKVLMARSGENGLERARLGRPDLILLDILMPGIDGFETCRRLKENPDLQDIPVIFMTGLTEEEYKLKGFQVGAVDYITKPLQVEEASARIRTHLRLRELTEQLEQKVIERTQALATANQQLQQEIAERKQIEEALQSEKALLDALLDNIPDSIYFKDWKCRLTRVNRKMLQDLNLGDMSQAIGKTDVELFGEEFGRKTLAEDRQLIETGQPITALIESRPLENGQINWTLTTKAPIRNTAGQIIGLVGVTREINELIQTQEHLRESEEKFRHIIESIPMGMHMYQLEPDGRLVFTGANPAADKILGVDNGQFIGKTIEEAFPHLTETEVPEKYRLAAAEGQTWHTRQITYQDRQISGIFEVYAFQTAPGKMATTFLDITARKQAEAERDRLFNLSIDLLGVAGFDGFLKQVNPAWVKTLGWTEEELLSKPWLDFVHPEDHQATIATGEQLAAGQAVITFENRYRCKDGSYRWFSWNSFPLPDQNLIFGVTRDVTAQKQAEKALRESEEMLRLIFDNAFDGISVHAEFPESDTRALIDCNARYAQIAGRSKQELLEIGNTLLVQRASGNGLDLSRRDFIDLMQTRGAFKGTFSWLRPDGRENIVEYTAVQVKRGDRLLTIGIDREITERVQAEAEILRLQHLLQNITDSMPSALITLDPAGRVLTWNPAAEILTGQKAGQMQGQSLWQTCPELEQYRQIFEQVINQGRVAHLHREQLLSEAGTSYRDVSVFPLEANDIEGAVLRIDDVTQRVQLEEIMLQSAKMASVGGLAAGVAHEINNPLGAMIQSAQMLQLAFDPNRPRTRESLQEYGVDPEGLARYLQERGLLEYLDGIRNTGARAAKIVADLLSFSRKTSSAAAPHHLNRLVEQTLALAAADYDLKKKYDFRHVEIILELATDLPEIICDGQQIQQVILNLVRNAAQAMARAREEKREERGRLTLRTLYRAEIKNRKSETQNRGWVRLEIEDNGPGIPEEMQERLFEPFFTTKEVGEGTGLGLWLCWTIVVERHQGQLFIEPATEGGTRFVVELPISG; encoded by the coding sequence ATGAATGTAACCGCTGAAAATCCGGCCAATGAGGCTAAAGAACAAACCATCTTGATCATTGAAGATGATCCGCTCAGTCTAAAAAGCACCGCCCGTTATCTGGAAGATATGGGCTGCAAAGTTTTGATGGCCCGCAGCGGGGAAAATGGGCTTGAGCGGGCCAGGCTGGGCCGACCTGATCTTATTCTGCTAGACATTCTAATGCCGGGGATAGATGGTTTTGAAACATGCCGGCGACTGAAAGAAAATCCGGACCTGCAAGATATTCCGGTGATTTTTATGACCGGCCTGACCGAGGAGGAGTATAAGCTCAAAGGGTTTCAGGTAGGAGCCGTTGATTATATCACCAAACCGCTCCAGGTTGAAGAAGCATCGGCCCGGATTCGCACCCATTTACGGTTGCGAGAACTCACCGAACAACTGGAACAAAAAGTTATCGAGCGAACCCAAGCCCTGGCTACGGCCAATCAGCAGTTACAGCAGGAGATTGCCGAGCGCAAGCAAATTGAAGAAGCCTTGCAGAGTGAAAAGGCTCTGCTAGATGCCCTCCTGGATAACATCCCCGACAGTATTTATTTTAAGGACTGGAAATGCCGGTTGACCAGGGTCAACCGCAAAATGTTGCAAGACCTGAACCTGGGCGATATGAGTCAAGCCATCGGTAAAACGGATGTAGAACTATTTGGAGAAGAGTTTGGCCGCAAAACCCTGGCCGAAGACCGGCAGCTTATAGAAACCGGCCAGCCGATCACGGCCCTGATCGAGAGCAGGCCCCTGGAAAATGGGCAAATCAACTGGACCTTGACCACCAAAGCCCCTATCCGGAACACGGCGGGCCAGATTATTGGCCTGGTAGGCGTGACCCGTGAAATCAATGAACTCATCCAAACCCAGGAACACCTGCGCGAGAGCGAGGAAAAATTTCGCCACATCATCGAGTCTATCCCCATGGGAATGCACATGTATCAATTAGAGCCTGACGGCAGGCTGGTTTTTACCGGGGCCAACCCGGCCGCCGACAAAATTTTGGGCGTGGACAACGGCCAATTTATCGGCAAAACCATTGAAGAGGCCTTTCCCCACCTTACTGAAACAGAAGTCCCAGAAAAATATCGCCTGGCCGCCGCCGAGGGTCAGACCTGGCACACCCGTCAAATCACCTACCAGGATCGGCAAATTAGCGGCATATTTGAAGTGTATGCCTTCCAGACTGCGCCGGGAAAAATGGCAACCACCTTTTTAGACATCACCGCGCGCAAACAGGCCGAAGCAGAACGCGACCGTTTATTCAATCTATCCATAGACCTGTTAGGCGTGGCCGGATTTGACGGCTTTCTGAAACAGGTCAATCCGGCCTGGGTAAAAACCCTGGGCTGGACAGAAGAAGAACTATTGAGCAAACCGTGGCTTGACTTTGTCCATCCTGAAGACCATCAAGCTACCATTGCCACCGGGGAACAACTGGCGGCCGGTCAGGCGGTCATCACGTTTGAAAATCGGTACCGCTGCAAAGATGGCTCTTACCGTTGGTTTTCGTGGAACTCGTTTCCTCTGCCAGACCAGAATCTTATTTTTGGCGTCACTCGCGACGTAACCGCCCAGAAGCAGGCCGAAAAAGCGCTGCGGGAATCTGAAGAGATGTTACGCCTGATCTTCGACAATGCCTTTGACGGCATCAGCGTGCATGCAGAATTCCCAGAAAGCGACACCCGCGCCCTGATAGATTGTAATGCCCGTTACGCCCAAATTGCCGGGCGCAGCAAACAGGAACTCTTGGAGATTGGCAATACGCTATTGGTGCAGCGGGCCAGTGGCAACGGCCTCGACTTGAGTCGGCGAGATTTTATAGACTTGATGCAAACAAGGGGGGCTTTTAAAGGAACTTTCTCCTGGCTGCGGCCTGATGGCCGGGAAAATATAGTTGAATATACGGCGGTTCAGGTGAAAAGAGGGGATAGGCTGCTCACCATCGGCATTGATCGGGAGATTACCGAACGCGTACAGGCCGAAGCTGAAATTTTGCGGTTGCAGCACCTGCTGCAAAATATCACCGACTCCATGCCCTCGGCCCTGATCACCCTGGACCCCGCCGGACGAGTTTTAACCTGGAATCCGGCCGCCGAAATTCTGACCGGACAAAAGGCCGGCCAGATGCAGGGCCAATCACTCTGGCAAACATGCCCGGAACTGGAACAATACCGCCAAATCTTTGAGCAAGTCATCAACCAAGGCCGCGTGGCGCATCTGCACCGGGAACAACTTCTCTCTGAAGCCGGAACCAGCTATAGGGACGTGAGCGTTTTTCCTCTTGAGGCCAACGATATTGAAGGGGCGGTGCTGCGTATTGACGACGTTACCCAGCGGGTGCAACTGGAGGAGATAATGTTACAGTCGGCCAAAATGGCCAGTGTGGGCGGCCTGGCCGCAGGCGTGGCCCACGAAATCAACAATCCCCTGGGGGCCATGATCCAGAGCGCCCAGATGTTGCAACTGGCCTTTGATCCCAACCGGCCTCGCACCCGCGAATCGCTGCAAGAATATGGCGTTGACCCCGAGGGACTGGCGCGTTATCTGCAAGAACGCGGCCTGCTGGAATACCTGGACGGTATCCGCAACACCGGCGCACGGGCGGCCAAAATTGTGGCCGATCTTCTCAGCTTCTCCCGCAAAACCTCTTCTGCGGCTGCGCCCCATCACCTGAACAGGCTGGTAGAACAAACCCTGGCCCTGGCCGCCGCCGATTATGACTTAAAGAAAAAGTATGATTTTCGCCACGTTGAGATTATTTTAGAACTGGCAACCGACCTGCCGGAAATTATTTGTGATGGACAGCAGATTCAACAGGTGATTCTCAATTTGGTGCGGAACGCCGCCCAGGCTATGGCCAGGGCAAGAGAAGAAAAAAGAGAGGAGAGGGGGCGTTTGACCTTACGCACGTTGTATCGGGCCGAAATTAAAAACCGGAAATCAGAAACCCAAAATCGCGGGTGGGTC
- a CDS encoding MarR family transcriptional regulator: MTISISREERIRAIKDSFHYLMWVALRQLTHLLQPFGLTFPQYITLASLAAHQQACPMRDLTNVTFQDPPTMTGIIDRLVKMELVQRSRSEVDRRIVLVEATPAGMNLVKRINAEMVQDALTGYARLSDDELAMLEQLFTHKLRMHVGRYKSLAADEWDAEIEKLRRFVSDPIHYAKLEDGKSP, from the coding sequence ATGACCATCTCCATTTCCAGAGAAGAACGCATTCGCGCCATCAAAGACTCATTTCATTACCTCATGTGGGTGGCCCTGCGGCAACTCACGCATTTATTGCAACCCTTTGGCTTGACCTTTCCCCAATATATCACGCTGGCCTCCTTGGCCGCCCATCAGCAGGCTTGCCCTATGCGAGACTTGACCAACGTTACCTTTCAAGACCCGCCCACTATGACCGGCATTATTGACCGGCTGGTCAAAATGGAATTGGTGCAACGCAGCCGCAGCGAGGTAGACCGGCGAATAGTGCTGGTAGAAGCCACCCCGGCCGGGATGAACTTGGTCAAGCGCATCAACGCAGAAATGGTGCAAGACGCGCTCACGGGCTATGCCAGGCTGTCCGACGATGAACTGGCCATGCTTGAACAACTTTTTACCCACAAACTGCGGATGCACGTGGGCCGATACAAATCATTGGCCGCCGACGAATGGGACGCTGAAATTGAAAAATTGCGCCGGTTTGTCAGTGATCCTATTCATTATGCTAAATTAGAGGATGGAAAGAGTCCATAG
- a CDS encoding efflux RND transporter periplasmic adaptor subunit, whose translation MKRLPKNPLSVISFILLLSVSLFTAACSSTSSAAQAVAPTPTPEQITPVEVSTAETGDIALVFSYTGNLAAKDEVKIMPGASGRVETVLVEVGDQVQSGAPLVTLERDLYVIQLRQAQAALTTAKLQLAKMKMGARPEEIAVAEAALQLARAALDDVATISDNERTTAAANLASAQAALRLAQAEYDKIAWAGNVGMMPQALALEQATVAYETALAAYNLQTTPGDAQLAPLMAQVVQAELAVTLAKQPFRDIDFEIAGVGIEQAEAAVELANLQLDETTIEAPFAGIIAELYITEGSSIGPQAPVALEVSNEVELAVGVEESRIAQVAQGQSAALQVAAYPGQNFPAVVSSIAPVADKNSHTFEVKITPLDEEGRLRSGMFANLSILIDERQNTLLVPLDAVTEVNGQDAVYVIKGNVAELRPVTLGLTSDGYVEILSGLAAGETVVTAGQSNLTDGAKVETVNRL comes from the coding sequence ATGAAAAGACTCCCTAAAAATCCCCTTTCAGTTATTTCTTTTATTTTGCTCTTAAGCGTGAGCCTGTTTACGGCGGCGTGCAGTTCAACCTCTAGCGCGGCCCAGGCCGTTGCGCCAACGCCTACCCCGGAGCAAATTACCCCGGTTGAAGTGTCTACCGCCGAAACCGGCGATATTGCTTTGGTTTTCTCTTACACCGGCAACCTGGCGGCCAAGGATGAAGTCAAAATTATGCCCGGCGCGTCTGGCCGCGTTGAAACTGTGTTGGTGGAAGTAGGCGACCAGGTGCAGTCTGGCGCCCCCCTGGTGACGCTGGAAAGAGACCTGTATGTTATTCAACTTAGGCAAGCCCAGGCCGCCCTGACCACGGCCAAGTTACAACTGGCCAAAATGAAAATGGGCGCGCGCCCCGAAGAGATTGCCGTAGCCGAAGCAGCCTTACAATTGGCCCGCGCCGCCTTAGACGATGTGGCCACCATCAGCGACAACGAGCGCACCACCGCGGCGGCTAACCTGGCCAGCGCCCAGGCGGCGCTGCGTTTGGCGCAGGCTGAGTACGATAAGATTGCCTGGGCCGGTAATGTGGGTATGATGCCGCAAGCGTTGGCCCTGGAACAGGCCACCGTGGCCTATGAAACTGCCCTGGCCGCTTACAACCTGCAAACAACCCCCGGCGACGCCCAACTGGCCCCGCTCATGGCCCAGGTGGTGCAGGCAGAACTGGCCGTTACGCTGGCCAAACAACCCTTCCGCGACATAGATTTTGAAATTGCCGGGGTGGGGATTGAGCAGGCTGAAGCCGCCGTAGAACTGGCCAATCTCCAGTTAGACGAAACCACCATTGAAGCGCCTTTTGCCGGCATCATTGCCGAACTGTACATCACCGAGGGAAGTTCCATTGGCCCGCAGGCCCCGGTGGCCCTGGAAGTGTCCAATGAGGTAGAGCTGGCCGTAGGCGTAGAAGAATCGCGTATTGCTCAGGTAGCCCAAGGCCAGAGCGCGGCCTTGCAAGTGGCTGCCTATCCCGGCCAGAATTTTCCGGCGGTGGTCAGCAGCATTGCCCCGGTGGCCGATAAAAATAGCCATACCTTTGAGGTCAAAATAACTCCCCTGGATGAAGAGGGACGGCTCCGTAGCGGCATGTTTGCCAATCTTTCCATTCTGATTGACGAAAGGCAAAACACCCTGCTGGTGCCGCTGGATGCCGTTACCGAGGTAAACGGCCAGGATGCGGTGTATGTGATTAAGGGAAACGTGGCTGAATTACGTCCCGTTACCCTCGGCCTGACCAGCGACGGCTACGTGGAAATCCTCTCCGGCCTGGCAGCAGGCGAAACCGTGGTCACCGCCGGACAGTCCAATTTAACCGATGGAGCCAAAGTTGAAACGGTAAACAGGTTATAG
- a CDS encoding efflux RND transporter permease subunit, whose product MLMIILALVVMGYRAYTFLQLDLMPDVDFPVVTVVTVFPGASPEDIEELVVKPIEDAVATISGIDELTSQSSEGVGLVIIQFTEDTDGDQAAIDVERQIASVQLPAEAEDPSVVKADINAFPILVMSLNGPQSQSALYEMAEQDLKPRFQAVPGVASISIGGGREREVQVYVDSAKLAAYNLPLSVVQQALAANNITFPAGSLEAGRWKTTVRSVGEFTSLAEIENIVVMDQSRSSGQGGSGGGSSLGVGKVYLRDIATVKTGLKDQDNILRYNGLDAVSISAIKSSDANTVEVADNLRKVVEEVNQDLPAGAQLLVVNDNSEFIREAVNAVIEDLILAVLITGLVMLVFLHTIRSTFIVLLAIPTSIISTFLVMWALGFSLNQLTLLALTLVIGILVDDSIVVIENIDRHLTEFKKPRKQAALDGRREIGFAAITITLVDVVVYLPVAFMSGIVGQFFFSYGITIAAAALFSLFIAFTLTPMLAGFLLKDESQPGPPPTGLRKVFSLIFSPVAWIWHGFIYLWEKGFNLLADFYALTLRFFLWNPLTQLLAVAIAVAALVGGVYLVFGGYVGAEFFPQQDDGQLQINIEMPPGTTLAATDQVARQVENMVLSEVPETSSVLTRVGGGGGGGFTGGSRASNQAAVSLKLVDLTLRDRSTTNVVDQLRPLLNKIPEAIVSVSLTSMMGGGGGDSAIEVRLFGDDPAKLIELADQVEAVMKTVPGAVDVKNTDAARTPENRLEVDRDMAQSLGLSPAQVAGALRTALSGSQVGKYKPAGDTEIDLTMRLDESGRANLDQLLQIPLSYANGQPIVLDRVVNVENSLAPARITRANRQRVLTVGSGVGGGYASGDVTNNIEAAINQQVQFPVGYGFKFVGMSEIQRESFSDLYSAIALAIVLVYMLLVALYQSWLQPLAIMFSLPVTLVGAIGGLWLTGNTLNILSLLGIVLLTGVVTKNAILVVDFTNLLREEQGLERRVALVQAGRMRLRAVLMTTLTLVFALMPLLLGAGAGAEIRAPLAAVVIGGSISSTLLTLILVPVVYNFFDWGGGLVSRAFRAIFGLGEPGEEPPLIVDRPPKPAPKSRPSPQPGSAMTLKSPETDPDAA is encoded by the coding sequence ATGCTCATGATCATCCTGGCCCTGGTGGTGATGGGCTATCGCGCTTATACGTTTCTTCAGCTCGACCTGATGCCGGATGTTGACTTTCCGGTGGTCACGGTGGTCACGGTTTTCCCCGGCGCTTCGCCGGAGGATATTGAAGAATTGGTGGTTAAGCCCATTGAAGATGCCGTAGCCACTATCTCCGGCATAGACGAACTTACCTCCCAATCAAGCGAGGGGGTAGGGCTGGTCATCATCCAGTTCACCGAAGATACCGACGGGGATCAGGCCGCCATTGACGTGGAACGCCAGATAGCCAGCGTGCAATTACCCGCCGAAGCCGAAGACCCCAGTGTGGTTAAAGCGGATATTAACGCTTTTCCCATTCTGGTAATGTCGTTGAACGGGCCGCAGAGTCAGAGCGCGCTCTATGAAATGGCGGAGCAAGATTTAAAGCCGCGGTTTCAGGCCGTCCCGGGCGTGGCTTCAATCAGCATCGGCGGCGGCCGCGAGCGTGAGGTGCAAGTTTATGTTGATTCCGCCAAATTGGCGGCCTATAATCTACCCTTGAGTGTAGTGCAACAGGCCCTGGCCGCCAATAACATCACCTTCCCCGCCGGATCGCTGGAAGCGGGGCGGTGGAAAACCACCGTCCGTTCCGTGGGCGAGTTTACCAGCCTGGCAGAAATTGAAAATATTGTGGTTATGGACCAGAGCAGATCATCCGGGCAGGGTGGTTCGGGCGGCGGCTCGTCGTTGGGCGTGGGCAAAGTTTACCTGCGTGATATTGCTACAGTGAAAACCGGCCTGAAAGACCAAGATAACATCTTGCGCTACAATGGCCTTGATGCGGTGAGCATCAGCGCCATCAAATCCAGCGATGCCAATACGGTAGAGGTTGCCGATAATTTACGTAAAGTGGTTGAAGAAGTCAATCAGGATTTGCCGGCCGGGGCGCAACTGCTGGTGGTCAACGACAATTCCGAATTCATCCGGGAAGCCGTAAATGCCGTGATTGAAGACTTGATCCTGGCCGTCTTGATTACGGGCCTGGTGATGCTGGTTTTTTTGCACACTATCCGCAGCACCTTTATTGTGCTGCTGGCCATTCCTACTTCTATTATCAGCACCTTTCTGGTGATGTGGGCCTTGGGTTTTAGCCTGAACCAGTTGACCCTGCTGGCTTTAACTCTGGTGATCGGTATTCTGGTGGACGACTCCATTGTGGTGATTGAAAACATTGACCGCCACCTGACCGAATTCAAGAAACCGCGCAAGCAGGCCGCCCTGGACGGTCGCCGCGAAATTGGTTTTGCCGCCATTACTATTACCCTGGTAGACGTGGTAGTTTACCTGCCGGTCGCCTTTATGTCGGGCATTGTGGGGCAATTTTTCTTCTCTTACGGAATTACAATTGCGGCGGCGGCCCTGTTTTCTCTGTTTATCGCCTTTACCCTGACCCCCATGTTAGCCGGATTTTTGCTAAAGGACGAAAGCCAACCCGGCCCACCGCCGACAGGATTGCGTAAAGTTTTTAGCCTTATTTTCAGCCCGGTGGCCTGGATTTGGCATGGGTTTATTTACCTCTGGGAAAAAGGCTTTAATTTGTTGGCCGACTTCTACGCCCTGACGCTTCGTTTCTTCTTGTGGAACCCGCTTACGCAGTTGTTGGCTGTAGCCATCGCCGTTGCGGCCCTGGTGGGCGGCGTTTATTTGGTGTTTGGCGGTTATGTGGGCGCGGAGTTCTTTCCCCAACAGGATGACGGCCAGCTGCAAATAAATATTGAAATGCCGCCGGGCACTACCCTGGCCGCCACCGACCAGGTGGCCCGGCAGGTAGAGAACATGGTTTTAAGCGAAGTGCCTGAAACGTCTTCTGTTCTCACCAGGGTAGGCGGCGGCGGCGGCGGCGGTTTTACGGGCGGGTCCAGAGCCTCCAACCAGGCCGCGGTCAGCCTCAAACTGGTTGACCTGACGTTGCGCGACCGCAGCACCACCAACGTGGTGGACCAACTCCGGCCGTTGCTCAATAAAATTCCCGAAGCCATTGTATCCGTATCTCTCACCTCAATGATGGGTGGGGGAGGCGGCGACAGCGCCATTGAAGTGCGCCTTTTTGGCGATGATCCGGCCAAATTGATTGAATTGGCCGACCAGGTGGAAGCGGTAATGAAAACCGTTCCCGGCGCCGTTGATGTGAAAAATACCGATGCCGCCCGCACGCCGGAAAACCGGCTGGAAGTTGACCGCGATATGGCCCAGAGTTTGGGCCTCTCGCCGGCCCAGGTGGCCGGCGCCCTGCGGACGGCCCTGAGCGGCAGCCAGGTGGGCAAATACAAACCCGCGGGGGATACCGAAATAGACCTGACTATGCGCCTGGATGAATCTGGCCGGGCCAATCTTGACCAACTCCTGCAAATACCCCTGAGTTACGCAAACGGACAGCCTATTGTTCTTGACCGGGTGGTAAATGTGGAAAATAGTTTGGCCCCGGCCCGGATTACCCGCGCCAATCGCCAGCGAGTTTTAACGGTTGGCAGCGGGGTAGGGGGTGGATACGCCTCTGGTGATGTGACCAATAATATTGAGGCGGCCATTAACCAACAGGTTCAATTTCCGGTAGGTTATGGCTTTAAGTTTGTGGGCATGTCCGAAATTCAACGCGAGTCATTTTCCGATTTGTATTCCGCCATTGCCCTGGCCATTGTTCTGGTTTATATGCTCCTGGTGGCCCTTTACCAGAGTTGGTTGCAGCCGCTGGCCATTATGTTTTCTCTGCCGGTCACGTTGGTAGGGGCCATTGGCGGGTTGTGGCTCACCGGCAACACGCTCAACATCTTGTCGTTGTTGGGCATTGTGTTGCTCACCGGCGTGGTTACCAAAAACGCCATTCTGGTGGTTGACTTTACCAACTTGCTGCGCGAGGAGCAAGGTTTGGAACGCCGGGTAGCCCTGGTTCAGGCCGGGCGGATGCGGCTCCGGGCCGTGTTGATGACCACCCTGACCCTGGTTTTTGCCCTGATGCCGCTTTTACTGGGCGCAGGCGCCGGGGCAGAAATCCGGGCCCCGCTGGCCGCAGTGGTGATTGGCGGTTCTATTTCTTCCACTTTATTAACCCTGATCCTGGTGCCGGTGGTTTACAATTTCTTTGACTGGGGCGGGGGGCTGGTCAGCCGGGCCTTCAGAGCCATCTTTGGGTTGGGAGAGCCGGGCGAAGAGCCGCCCCTGATTGTTGATCGGCCGCCCAAACCCGCGCCCAAATCGCGCCCGTCACCGCAGCCCGGTTCGGCGATGACCCTTAAGTCCCCGGAAACCGATCCTGATGCAGCGTAG